The genomic stretch tgcaataaaaacaactaaaatgaaaataactaaaacaaaacatgtttctaCTTTAGTCTATTTACAGACCTTTCCATTAAAAGCATAAGCATAGCATTGAcgatttgataattgcacaGACCTAAATGTACATAACTGAATACCATGCTTTTCTTAGTCTCTCTCGTGtaagcatttcagttttacttGTTGTTTTTCCCCTCATAAATCAAAACTGCAGTAAACCTTTGGAGACACCTTTAATGCTGCAGAATAACTCCATGATTAACAGCCAGGAATACGACATGGATTTGGTGAATAACATTTTCTGTGCCGAGCTGCATCTGCTGTAGGACCTGAGGCGTTGTTTCTCACCAACAAGTTTTATAGCGGTCGTACACGGAAAGGCATTACGGCAGCCAACAGCAAATAAGAGCCAGTAATTTCAGACTGAATGATTCACAAATGTGCTGTCAGGAGTTtccttttgtcactttttgtgtgtgtgcactaAGACAGCGATGTAGACATATGACaagtctgtgtgtgttataGATGCTGACAGACAATAACAAAAGATAGACTAGACTGTGCCTCATATCAAAGACACATGTTTGGCCTTAAGTAAACTAAATCTCCAGTTTAAATATTAAGAGGTGGATAGAGTGTTGAAAATCTGCActtaagaagtaaaagtacagttacatggctaaatatttaataataataataataataataataaaggcttacacttgtaatgcgcttttcaaagcctctcaaagcgctacactatagtcattattcattcatttccacacttggtgatggtaagctaccgttgtagccacagctgccctggggcagactgacagaagcgaggctgccaatctgcgccatcagcccctccgaccaccggtactaggcaatgtgggtgaagtgtcttgcctaaggacacaatgacagaacttggtccgagcgggactccatcctccgaccttcgggtttgggtgaccaacactctaaccactgagccaatGTGTAGTGAAATACAAGTACAAGCTGGCCTTGGGgccccaccggaggagctgcagaaagtgtctagggtgagggaagtctggaagtccctgctttgactgctgcccccgcaacccgaaTAAGCAGAAAAAATTTAATGGAtgaataagtaaaagtactgctacCAAAGTTTTAcgtaaaggtacactatgtaacttttcttttgtagGTCCCGCCACTTGCTAGTTATCATAGAGATGTTTTCCACAGCAtcaaacggcccatattacactattttctgatctatcaAAGGAGTCaagtttgttagtttgttttgttttattcagaaaacaacaaaaaattttacatatttaggctgagtggtaatacagaaaatgctctactgtgtttttaaagtctatacaccttcactagaatcatttggataatttcagccttgtaattgccaatctctactaagcaaggtaaaaggcagctgttaacttgaaaactatcccTTCATGGTATCACAagatgaaacagagcattttaagctttggagatgtagacagactaataagaaagtgttactcaaacatgtgtgattgtaacaataaaaacacaactccagatatgtttttgaggaggtaacaacattattacatggtttaaaagttcatttagcataatataggacaggcatttttgagcaataaaacacctgtaaatgaatacATGCAAAAATTATAAGTTTATTGcgacactgtggaacatcctagGCAGAGCAGTTACATCAGGCAGGTAGCAGACCCGCcaccagaaaaaagttacacagtggaactttaaataaaagtcaaatgcATTCAAGTAAATAGtagttacattttattgcaattttAGTAGAATTTTAGAACTGTATTTTATACTACACTTGAGTAATTTAATTGTTCAATGGTGAAgtaagttgttttaaactgcAGTCCACTTATTATGTGAGCTCCGGTCAATCAGAATAGGTGACACAGTGTTACATGTGTTTGTTGGTGTAGAGAGAAGTAGAGTGGAGAGACAGCTGTGCCTTCAGAAGCTTGAGACTTGTGCTGAACTCAGTGACTCTTGTAACTAATTACAATTATATGTTTACAATTGTACTTAATTACaagcacatgtttaaaaagctgctcaaaaatagtacaaatagtacaagtacaaatattCAGTAGTATTTGAATGGTAGAGGAAAGTGTGAGTCAAAGCAGGGGCCCTCCTCCTTCAGAGGCAGATGTCTGGTACATTGAGCCATGACGGACATCAACGCTGACAGCGGAGATCACACTGACAGATGGACTCACTGGACAGACGAGTGTCCTTCAACGATGCAGCCACAACCTCATGTAGCACAAGACAAGTGTCAGAACAAGGAACATCACACCACAGGCCTAGGCTTGAACAGTACCAGGAGTTTAAGTGCGTGCAACCTGTATAAAACCACATCTCCAATCCAACATGCAgtctatatactatactatacagtTGACATGTAtttggtctgtttgtgataagtaTAGTCTGTGCTGCTTCAGtttaaaagtttttgtttttttcttggtaTATGGACATacttttaaaccaactggatttaagCACTGGGAGTGGCAGCCTAAATTAGCTAAATTAGCTTTATAATGGGTTAAAAGAGAGGTAGTATAGGTAGTAAAGAAAGTATTCATATAGGTTGGTCACATGACATGCACAAATGATGAATGAAATTATTATTGAGACAGTGCACATTCACTCAGCGTGAGTAGACTGTAATGCCAGCAGTAATCCCTTTGTACTAACTGAATAAAATACTACCCATTATCCACATTTTGGTATTGTAAAGCTGGTAATGTTGATTGCGACCATAATTGTGGTATGATGAACAGTGGCGGGGTGAGATTACCACTAACTTTTGTCCTAAGTGGAACCTTTTATCAAGGTGAGAAAATTCCATGGCAGacaccaaaaacatgcattaacaTACCACTGCAAAGCCAAGGTTAGCGAACTTACTCACTTATTAGTCCTAACAACCCCTTTGGAAATATACATCTATAACTTTGGGCACACAGACCTCTAATAACAAGCGCCTAACAACCGCTCATTATGGGGGCTTGAAGACGAGATTTACAAATCTAGGGTTCAGCGGTGTTGGACATGCCCCCCTTACATGAAAATGGTTATCCCATCAAGGACACACAGAGCCGTGTGATAAAATCGTATGATTTATTCTTGGCGGCTGATAATTACTGGTGTCTTGTCACCTGTCAAAATGAATGGACAGGGAGAGTCCGAGGCTGTAGTCTCTGGGCTCTTTACACCACAGCAGTAAATCTGACATGTTTGTGAAGCCATAAATCACAGCTCCTCTGAACACAGTGCTGTGCCTTCTACCTTTAAACACTGTTAAAGTGGATGTaacaaacagaggaggagctggcTGATATAAAGGTGTGCAAGTGGAGATGTCCAAGTCATACTTTTAAAGTGAATGAGATAAGATAAGGCAAAAATGTCTCTCCTAATTTCATCAAAGCTCAAACCCCATCATTGACACTGTTATCACTGGGAGATTTGTGAGCACTTAAGTACAGGACAGAGTTATTGTAGTTACATCAGATTTTCTCTGAAAACGCTAAAGCCAAATTTCACTTACATAAAAGAACACATTACAATGTAGTGACTTCTTTAATCAGTGAAAGTTACTGGGGTAAGGAGGTAATGAGCATTGTGATTGAAACGGAATGATCATTGAAAGGACCCTGTGTTACATACACTTGTGTTATGTAGAGCTGATCTGAGCCTGGGAGTTGTCTTCATGCTTCAGCGGAGGTCCGTTGCATAAAATTCACAACACATTTGTCTGTGTAACATGCATGCATTTACAttagaaaatagtaaaacaaTGTAGTGGGTGGGAAAAGGGCAGTATAATGAGTAAAACTCACAGTTAGTCTGACCCCATGAAGAAAGCTGTAAAATGGCTAGACCTCAAATCAATAGTTGTGCTCTAAGAGCCGCAGCGCTGGGCTGTAATTGTTTTAAAGGTTGGCGTCTCAAAGCCGCAACACGTACAATAAAAAGTCACGAGCAGGAAGGAAGCAATGCTTGTGAACGACCCCTGGTTCAGTATCTGGAAGCAGGGCCTCTACTTACCTGACCTGCTGCACTTGGCCAGGAGCTTAGCTAAAGGTCACCGCAGTCACCTTTCCTTATCCATGATCCTACAATATCCTCAGCTCCAATCTAGACCATTTGTTTTCAAGAAATATGGGATATTTAGTCACGTTCATGTtacaaactactactattactaaatGGTTATGATGCCATATCCAGTAAGCTGGACCCTTAAGTGCTTCAgaatatgaaatgaaaacatcttagtaatgttaaaatgctgtcaATGAGAGATCGATGGTCTAAGCCAGCAGCAATTGTAGGTCCTAATTGTAAAATATTTGGCCTTGTTTTTCAGTGTCTTTGAAGTCTCCAGTTTGTACGGCTTCTGTCCTCAGGTGCTGCCCAGGCCTGATTTATGAGAGAGGTTCCAGCGCAGCTCCTCTAAATTACATGGCCCTTAAGCCTAAGCGCAGAGAGATACACAGGGGAGAATGGACATTCTGAAGACAGCTATTTGTAAGGACAAATCTAAACTCATAGATAAGAAGGTTCCTCTTTCCCACACCTGAGaaggaaaacacaaacaaatgctGCTCACATAGTACATGGCTTGAATGATGTCCATTTCAATACAATCACATGTTTCTTTACCAGAAGCAGAAATTTACAACTATTATATTTaaccagttttatttatatgatgGGGTCATTTAAACTATAATGACTACAGCTCTTTTTATAGGGATATTTCTAAACCTACGTCTATATAATTTAAGTAAGTTTGAAATTGACTAAGACCTTGTGTTTTGTATACAACATTAGTCTGAAGTGATTGTGTTAGATCATGTAGGAGATAGAagggagagtcagaggaggaggtgacagTGCCATTTGGCCCGAGGGCTCCCATAAaccaggagatggagagagtgcaGAGCTCCTCACAGGTACCTGCATCATGTGACCACAGCAGCTTTAAAAGGCAGCCCGACCTGACGGCTCAGTTACAAGTAATCACAAGACAGCAGGAGTCAGAGTAGGACTCAGAGCAGGAGAATACCAGGGCTGTCGGCACACGGGACACACCGACAGCCCCGCACACAGACAccattacttttgttttttaaaggcaTTTTTTCTGGTGTTTTGTCAGCCTTCGCACCATGAGCTGCAGCAGTGTGGCCGGCTCAGAGTTCTCTGAGGAAGAGTTGGAACTGTGCACTTTGGGCCAAGGAGAACAAGAGGGAAGTCCTAAAGGATCCTTCCAGGACAGCGAGAGCTCTACCAGCAGCCCCAGTGAAGCAGAGGAAGGCCAGACCAAGAAGCGCAACCGCCCAGTGCGCTCCAAAGCTCGGAGGATGGCGGCTAACGTCCGTGAGCGCAAACGCATCATGGACTACAACCAGGCCTTCAATGCCCTAAGGGTCGCACTTAACCATGACCTCAGCGGAAAGCGCCTGTCCAAGATCGCCACTTTGCAGAAAGCCATCAACCGCATCTCTGCACTGTCTGTGTACCTGAGCTCCAACCCACCCGGTAAACCATGTAGTCACCGGGAGTGTAACCGCAGCTCAGGGGCCTCTCGCACAGAGCAGAACCGGGCCCCTGGGCCCCGAGTGGAGCAGCAGAACTATGTCCCCTGGCACGTGCCCATGCCTCATCAGAGAGCACAGCCAGTGTCTCACCTGCACAGGTTACCCACTGAACCTCATGTTTACATGGACACCTCAGGGTCCTCGTGCCCTCCATCTCCACACTACCCCTGCTACCCTCCAGAAGCACAGCTCTACCCCACACACGGACACTGTGGAAGCCCCCACGAGCACCCACCCAGCCCCCTCAGGTACTCACAAGCTGGGGAAAGTCTGGGCTACCAGTCTGCAGTCTGGGCCTCATGTACACAAGGATACATAGATCAGTTTGTAGAACCAGCGCCAGGGCTTCACTGGCCTGTGGGCTACCTGCAGGAGCCCGAGCACAGTCTGTCATTGTGTGCAGAGATACTTTAACACTATGCACTGTGAACTCTCTGTGCAAACACTCATCAGGGTCCTTTCAGTGTCCTGTCAGTGTTCTACAGGAGTGTGCACTGAGAAGCACAGGGCCGGACTGTGAACCACTGAACTGAGTGATGTTGACAGATACATGTGAAACAATGGCATCTAGACCACAGAATGTTGTAAATGCTGCAGAACTGCACGCTGTTCACTGATGatgtcttgttttttgttttttttaatcacctgAACAGCTTCACTTTGTGGTTATGACAAACACAGCATTCGTGTTGTTAAAATGCTACACAATGATCCTTATCAGTATGCATTGTACATATGGTCCTGCACTTGACAAAACCCAACTGTATTACACTGGTCAAAATGCACAAACTAAAATGTGACGTATGGCACCaagttttgtaaatgtatttattattttattattgtcagCTGTTTATCATATGGTTAAATGTGTATGACATTTcaaataaatctttaaaatataatattagagTCTTTGCTATTTTAACTTTTTCCAAATAAACagtagtgtgtagtgtagtgtgCATGTGTCCATGTGAGGGGCGGGAGTGTGGTTGATTATAGCCCTAGGTAGGCAGCTTCTACCGCTCTGCCGCTGAGATGACAGAGGTCCTTCACTGTTGAGAAATGTCCTTACAAGTCCATTCATGTCAGAGAAGGCACTATTTACACAAAGCTATAAAACACACAGCCCATTAGAGGAAGGACAACAGTGCTTTACCTGGTGTGAGCTAAATCACTGATCACTGCAGgatcactatgtaacttttctgatggacacCCCCTGCTCgtatctatggagatgttattacttttgactgggatgttccacagtttgacattacattttttttgtcttccaCTTGTTCTCTTGCAGGTGTTTATATGGCttataaaatacattgaaaaacatataaTCTGACTGTGAGTGCAAATtgaacttgtaacttggcctaatgggagtaccataattttctccacaaacatgaaaatctcctgtcttattctgcagaaaaaatttaaccctgtagtttagatctgtacaaacatgttgtgaATGGGATTTGTGTATTAGTTTATCCATTAATATTTCTCTGTTTTCTAAAAAGTGTATCCTCCATATATCTATATCCAGTACTGTAATTAAAGGGAAAGCCAGCAATGTGGGTCCTACTGGTCaacaacactacacacaactgaacaaaaCCACAGCTTATACATCAACAAAAGCTTTCCCTCTCCTGCAGGGCCAAAGGTAATGGAAAACAAGTATAATATTAGAGCCTGGGACAGAACCACCGACAGATTTATGTGGGCTCAGGAAGGAAGAGTGTGCCCCGTCATCATGGTGGTGAAATCCCCTGTCTGTGTGCACCGGCCTGCAGGTGCACTACAACCAGAGACACTTTTGAACGTCCTGGAGGTCCACAGCCTGATAGGacagtcacaataacacattttgaagattgATATTTATAgatacagaggtgggtagtgctCAGTTACATTTCATTAGCCTCATAGCATAATTGACCAAGtagtttttcaaggtttttaggaaaatacaaaaataaactgcttATGTCAGTTAGATGACTGGAGTGGTTTGTGTTTTCTAAGCTGTAAACATCATTCTGATCGGTCGAGGACAGAGCCAATAAGATCTACAGATGTTGCAAAGTCTAGAGAGTAGAATGGAAAAGTGTAGTGTTCAGATCCATACgtatactt from Periophthalmus magnuspinnatus isolate fPerMag1 chromosome 14, fPerMag1.2.pri, whole genome shotgun sequence encodes the following:
- the bhlha9 gene encoding class A basic helix-loop-helix protein 9 encodes the protein MSCSSVAGSEFSEEELELCTLGQGEQEGSPKGSFQDSESSTSSPSEAEEGQTKKRNRPVRSKARRMAANVRERKRIMDYNQAFNALRVALNHDLSGKRLSKIATLQKAINRISALSVYLSSNPPGKPCSHRECNRSSGASRTEQNRAPGPRVEQQNYVPWHVPMPHQRAQPVSHLHRLPTEPHVYMDTSGSSCPPSPHYPCYPPEAQLYPTHGHCGSPHEHPPSPLRYSQAGESLGYQSAVWASCTQGYIDQFVEPAPGLHWPVGYLQEPEHSLSLCAEIL